ACGTGGGTGGGCCAGCAACATCCGCCGGTAGGCCACCCCGAACCCGGTCAGCGCCTCGGGCCAGGCAGGCTCCGGCGCGTGGTCGGCCACCGCCTCGGCGAACAGCCGGTGGACCACCCCCGACAGCAGCGCGTCCCGGTTCGGGAAGTGGCGGTAGAGGGACATCGCCGCGACGCCCAGCTCGGTGCCGAGGCGGCGCATGGTCAGCGCCTCCAGCCCCTCGTCGTCCAGCACCTCGACGGCCGCCGCGACGATGCGTTCTGTGGTGAGCACGGCAGGCCGCCCCGCCCGCCTGCGGTCCGGAGTCATGCGTTCAGCGTAGTGACGAGCATGATCAGGGACAGCGCCCCCACCACCATGTGCTGGACGTCCGGGACCACGCCGTGCCCCTCGGCGGGCAGGATCTTCAGCGTGCGGGCGTACTCCCGCTGGTAGAGCTCACGCTGCGCGGCCGAGGCCCGCCAGAGGTAGGGCAGCCACCAGTGGTAGAGGTGCCCGGCGAGGATCAGCACGCAGATCCCGGTGGCGGCGGCCAGCGACCAGGGCCGCCCGTGGGCGACCCCGGCCGCGACGAGTAACGGGAACGGATAGTTGATCGCCCCCGCGAGGGCCCGGCCGCGCACGTTGGCCCCGGTCAGGTCGTTGAGCGGGAACATCGGCACCCAGTCAGTGACGACCAGCCAGGCGAGCCAGACGAGCGGGACGACGATCGCGACGGTGTGCATGACTGCCTCCGGACTTATTTGTGTACCTTGTAAGCTTACACAGTACACAAATCCGGGCGACTGTCATGGCCAAGCCGGCCAGGGCCGCGACCAGCACGGCGACCGACAGGGGCGCGGGAAAGTAGGTGAGCTGGGCCCACGTGACCGTCCGCCCGTTCACCAGCACGGACACCAGATCCGGATACCCCGCCAGCACCGCGACCGGGACGAGCGCGGGCAGCAGCCGCAGCCCGATCCGCCACCACGGCCGCCCCGACCGCCGCGCGGCCCAGCGCCGCGCCCGCGCCACCCCCAGGATGCCCAGCCCGGCCGCGACCAGCGCGAACGCCCCCAGCACCGCCTCGAAGAGCTGCCGCTCGCTGCCCGGCCCCTCCGGCGTCCTGCCCTCGCTCATCGCCGTGAGCCCGAGCATGATGTCGTACGTCGGGTCGTACAGCGTCGCGTTGTTGGTCATCACCGCGAACCCGTAGCCCGTCTTGGGCGAGACGGCCTCGACCGCGTTGTAGGTGAACAGGTTCCCGGAGTGCACGAGCTGCCCGCCGTCCTCGATGCCCCACCCCATCCCGTACGGGCGCAGCTTCGACGGCTGGTGCATGGCCGCCAGGCTCTCCCGCTTGACCAGCGGGCTGCCGTCACCCGCCTGCGTGACCAGCCACTTGCCCATGTCGGCGGCGGTGGTGATGACCCCGCCCGCCCCGCTGTCGTCATGGAACCCGGCCAGCTCGGGCCGGGGCAGCCAGGCGCCGAAGAGCGAGTTGTAGCCGTCCGCGACCGGGACGACCTTGTCGGAGATCGCGCTGGACTTCATGCCCAGCGGGCCGAACACCCGGTCGCGCAGATAGTCGCCGAACCGCCGCCCGCTCGCCACCTCCACCAGCCGCCCGGCCAGGTCGTAGTTGACGTTGCAGTACTCGTAGCGGGTGCCGGGCTCGGCGGCGAGCCGGGAGCCGGCCAGGCGGGCGGTGTAGTCGGCGAGCGAGGTGGCCTCCTCCGTGGAGGCGATGTCCACCGTGCGGTCCGACAGGCCGGAGGTCTGGTTCAGCAGGTGCCGTACGGTGATCCGCGCCGCCCGCGGGTCGGCCATCTCGAACTCGGGCAGTTGCGCGGCGACCGGCTCGTCGAGCTTGATCTTGCCTTGGTCCACGAGCGTCATGACCGCCATGGCGGTGAACGACTTGCTCACCGAGGCCACCCGCATCGGGGTGTCGGCGGTCATCGGCCGCCCTTGCGAGTCGTGCCCGTAGCCGGCCGCGTGCACGACCTTGCCGCCGTGCGTGACGACCACGGACAGGCCCGGCACCCCGGTGGACTCCATCGCCTGCTCCAGGTAGGCGTCGATGGCGGCGGGGGTCAGCTCGGGAGCGGGGGCCGGGCTCAGGGTGAGGGCGAGGGCGAGAAGGAGTTTCACGAGGAAGAACCTAGAAAGGCGAGGCCCCCGCCCGGATCCGCCGACCGTCCATGACCGACCCTGACGAAAGTCAGGTGTCTTCGAGCCGCGTCGGCACCGCCTTCTGCACCTGCTGGAACACCACCGACGTCCGGAACCCCACGATCTCCTTGCGCTTGCTCAGCCGGTCCAGCAGGAACCCGTGCAGGTGATCGAGATCCCGCACCCCCACGTGCAGCAGGAAGTCGTCGCCACCGGCCAGCACGAACACGCTCAGCACCTCCGGCATCGCCGCCGCCGACTCCTTGAACGTGTTGATCACCGCCCGGCTCAGCGGCCGGACCTGCACCGAGACCATCGCCTGCACGCCCCGGTTGAGCGCCGCCGGGTCGATGTCGGCGTGGTAGCCGCGGATCACGCCGCGTCTGGTCAGCGCCCTGACCCGTTCCAGGCAGGTCGAGGGCGCGATGCCGAGCTGCCGGGCCAGCTCGCGGTTGGACTGCCGAGCATCCGTTTGGAGCAGCCGTATGATCGCCGAATCAAGTTCATCCATAGGGCCAGGTTCGCACGCCATTCCGGCCATGCGTTCGGCAGGCACCTCATCGCACCGAACGGACGGGCTACGTTCGGCGTCATGAGTGGACATATGGGGGCATGGCATGGCACGGCGCTGCTCGTCGGAGCCGTGCTGGGGCCGGGCATGCTGGTGCTGCCGCACCTGGCCGCCGCCGCGGCGGGGCCCGCGTCGGTGCTGGCCTGGGCGGGGATGCTGGCGCTGAGCGTGCCGGTCGCGCTGACGTTCGCCGCGCTCGGCGCGCGCTACCCCGGCGGCGGGGGCGTGGCCGCCGTCGTCGGGCTCGCCTTCGGCCGCCGCGCCGCCGCCGTGGCCGGCTGGTGGTTCTACGGCGCCGTGCCCATCGGCACGGTGGCGGGCGCGCTGGTCGGCGGCCAGTACGTCGAGGCGTGCCTGGGCGTGGACGCGACCCTGGCCGCGTGCCTCATCCTGGCCGCCGCGTTCGCCGCCAACGCCGCCGGCCTGCGCACGTCGGGGCGGCTGCAGATCGGCTTCGTCGCGCTCCTCGTCGCGCTGCTGGCCACGGCCGTGCTCGTCGCGGCGCCGCACGCCGATCCGGCGAACTTCACCCCCTTCGCCCCGTACGGCCTGGCGGGCGTGGCCGGTGCGGCCGGGGTGCTCATGTTCGCCTTCGTGGGCTGGGAGGCGGCCAGCCACCTGTCGGGCGAGTTCGCCACCAGGAACGGCCTGGTGCGGGCCACCGCGGTCACGCTCGTGGTGATCGGGCTGCTGTACGCGGGAGTCTCCGTCACCTCCGTCGGCGTGCTGGGCGCGGACATGTCCGCCGTGCCGCTCACCGGGATGCTGGAGCTGGGCCTCGGCCCCGTGGCCCGCCCTGTCACCGGGGTGGTGGCGGTGCTGCTGACGTTCGGCGCGGTCAACACCTACATCGCCGGGGCGGCCAGGCTCGGGGCGTCGCTGGCGGCGGACGGGGCGCTGCCGCGCTGGTTCGCCAGGGGCGGGGGGCCGGGGCGGACGCCGTACCGCAGTCTCGGGCTGGTGCTGGCGCTCAGCGTGCCGGTGCTGGTCTGGGCGACCGACCTGGATCTGCTGATGCGCGCGACGTCGGCCTGCCTGGCGGCGGTCACCTCGGCGGGGGTGGCGGCGGCGGTGCGGATGTTGCCGCGTGGCCGGCACCGGACCACGGCCGTCGTGGGGACCGGGATGTCGCTGGTGGGCCTGGCGTTCTGCGGGGCGTACCTGCTGGTGCCCGCCGTGCTGGGCCTGGTGGCACTCGCCGCGATCAGCATCAACCCTCGCCGTTCCTACAAAATCGGGCTATAAACGGCGACAGGGCGCCGTCAGGCGGGCAGTACTCATGAGCACAGACGGCGCAACGTCGGGAGGTGCCATGACCCAGCACGCCAAGTACGCGGAGTCCAGGCAGGTCGGCGAGCAGGCCCGGGAGAAGGAGTGGACGCACCCGAGCTTCGCCAAGCAGCTCTTCCTCGGGGACTTCCGGCTGGACCTGGTGTATCCGGCACCCGGGCTGCCCGACGCGGCGGCCAAGAAGGGGGAGGAGTTCGTCAGGGCGGTGCGCCGCTTCCTGGACGCGCACGTCGATCCGGCGCTCATCGAGCGGACCGCGCAGGTGCCCGACGACGTGGTGAAGGGGCTGGCGCAGCTCGGCGCGTTCGGCATCACGATCAAGGAGGAGTACGGCGGGCTCGGCCTGCCGTACCTGTACTACTGCCGCGCGCTCACCCTGGTCGGCTCGTACTGCCCGGCGCTGGCCACGCTGCTGTCGGCGCACCAGTCGATCGGCGTGCCGCAGCCGCTCAAGCTGTTCGGCACCGAGGAGCAGAAGCGGGAGTTCCTGCCCAGGTGCGCGGCGGGGGAGATCTCCGCGTTCCTGCTGACCGAGCCGGACGTCGGCTCCGACCCCGCGCGGCTGGCCACCACCGCCGTGCGCGACGGCGACGACTACGTGCTCGACGGCGTCAAGCTCTGGACCACCAACGGCGTCATCGCCGACCTGCTGGTGGTCATGGCCAGGACCGGCAAGAAGATCAGCGCGTTCGTGGTCGAGGCCGACTCGCCGGGCATCACGGTCAAGCGGCGCAACACGTTCATGGGGCTGCGCGGCATCGAGAACGGCGTCACCGAGTTCTCCCAGGTCAGGGTGCCCGCCAAGAATCTCATCGGCAAGGAGGGCGAGGGGCTGCGCATCGCGCTCACCACGCTCAACACCGGGCGCCTGTCGCTACCCGCCACCTGCGCCGGGAACGCCAAGTGGGCCGTCAAGATCGCCCGCGAGTGGGGAAACGAGCGCGTGCAGTGGGGCCGCAAGGTCGGCCTGCACGAGGCCGTGGCCACCAAGGTCGCCTTCATCGTGGCCACCGCGTACGCCGTCGAGGCCGTGTGCGAGCTGACCGCCCGCCTG
The nucleotide sequence above comes from Nonomuraea gerenzanensis. Encoded proteins:
- a CDS encoding TetR/AcrR family transcriptional regulator, whose translation is MTPDRRRAGRPAVLTTERIVAAAVEVLDDEGLEALTMRRLGTELGVAAMSLYRHFPNRDALLSGVVHRLFAEAVADHAPEPAWPEALTGFGVAYRRMLLAHPRAVPLLATHPVDVELGLELLTGLLSRFEAAGIGAQDAITAVQSVGVYVLGHALAQVGTGEAVDPAARAFYDQWFDSGLIAMVTGFEKQLV
- a CDS encoding serine hydrolase domain-containing protein; this encodes MKLLLALALTLSPAPAPELTPAAIDAYLEQAMESTGVPGLSVVVTHGGKVVHAAGYGHDSQGRPMTADTPMRVASVSKSFTAMAVMTLVDQGKIKLDEPVAAQLPEFEMADPRAARITVRHLLNQTSGLSDRTVDIASTEEATSLADYTARLAGSRLAAEPGTRYEYCNVNYDLAGRLVEVASGRRFGDYLRDRVFGPLGMKSSAISDKVVPVADGYNSLFGAWLPRPELAGFHDDSGAGGVITTAADMGKWLVTQAGDGSPLVKRESLAAMHQPSKLRPYGMGWGIEDGGQLVHSGNLFTYNAVEAVSPKTGYGFAVMTNNATLYDPTYDIMLGLTAMSEGRTPEGPGSERQLFEAVLGAFALVAAGLGILGVARARRWAARRSGRPWWRIGLRLLPALVPVAVLAGYPDLVSVLVNGRTVTWAQLTYFPAPLSVAVLVAALAGLAMTVARICVLCKLTRYTNKSGGSHAHRRDRRPARLARLAGRH
- a CDS encoding Lrp/AsnC family transcriptional regulator yields the protein MDELDSAIIRLLQTDARQSNRELARQLGIAPSTCLERVRALTRRGVIRGYHADIDPAALNRGVQAMVSVQVRPLSRAVINTFKESAAAMPEVLSVFVLAGGDDFLLHVGVRDLDHLHGFLLDRLSKRKEIVGFRTSVVFQQVQKAVPTRLEDT
- a CDS encoding APC family permease yields the protein MGAWHGTALLVGAVLGPGMLVLPHLAAAAAGPASVLAWAGMLALSVPVALTFAALGARYPGGGGVAAVVGLAFGRRAAAVAGWWFYGAVPIGTVAGALVGGQYVEACLGVDATLAACLILAAAFAANAAGLRTSGRLQIGFVALLVALLATAVLVAAPHADPANFTPFAPYGLAGVAGAAGVLMFAFVGWEAASHLSGEFATRNGLVRATAVTLVVIGLLYAGVSVTSVGVLGADMSAVPLTGMLELGLGPVARPVTGVVAVLLTFGAVNTYIAGAARLGASLAADGALPRWFARGGGPGRTPYRSLGLVLALSVPVLVWATDLDLLMRATSACLAAVTSAGVAAAVRMLPRGRHRTTAVVGTGMSLVGLAFCGAYLLVPAVLGLVALAAISINPRRSYKIGL
- a CDS encoding acyl-CoA dehydrogenase family protein, with translation MTQHAKYAESRQVGEQAREKEWTHPSFAKQLFLGDFRLDLVYPAPGLPDAAAKKGEEFVRAVRRFLDAHVDPALIERTAQVPDDVVKGLAQLGAFGITIKEEYGGLGLPYLYYCRALTLVGSYCPALATLLSAHQSIGVPQPLKLFGTEEQKREFLPRCAAGEISAFLLTEPDVGSDPARLATTAVRDGDDYVLDGVKLWTTNGVIADLLVVMARTGKKISAFVVEADSPGITVKRRNTFMGLRGIENGVTEFSQVRVPAKNLIGKEGEGLRIALTTLNTGRLSLPATCAGNAKWAVKIAREWGNERVQWGRKVGLHEAVATKVAFIVATAYAVEAVCELTARLADDRRNDIRIEAALAKLFASELSYRVLDELVQVRGGRGYETAESLVARGERGVPAEQMLRDSRINRIFEGSSEIMRLAITREAVDAHLSAAGELINPEASRQERAQALRRAGRFYAKWLPTLVAGTGNLPTAYADFGPLAGHLRFAERTSRKLARSTFYGMSRWQGRLEHKQSFLARIVDIGAELYAMTAVCLKAEEDSKDLGRRPYELADTFCRQSRHRVDALFDRLWDNSDNHDVRVAGYVLDGRYTFVEEGILDPSVEGPWIGAPEGGENVRRKIL